A genomic window from Lycium barbarum isolate Lr01 chromosome 4, ASM1917538v2, whole genome shotgun sequence includes:
- the LOC132637511 gene encoding replication factor A protein 1-like translates to MLLQDERGGRFQASLGKSIMNRFQIEIKELGLYYMKNFVVGPNKLKYKTNNHQFKLMFTHRTSVEETIDAHFGMEVFNFRPFEHLINQAAFYVVIDVIGEIVSYGPIEEHKKGDKSNNFIYDELQDHENNNISATFWGEFVEQIMPHLDTSIEKPVIVVMQLIRSYKFQGKYSVRNSWHASKLWINPDLPQVAEFSSRLENVRGEKSERISQISSQRNYSAAEELSFGTAQVKTIGNLVECLQEGSFWIVANIVYIELKNGWSYLSYIKCAKKVYKVGSKFNCPKSKATKILYRLQVRVMDNSGSVSLLIWDRDATKLIGKTANELRSGLHEVCYSL, encoded by the exons ATGTTGTTGCAGGATGAGAGG GGGGGTCGTTTTCAGGCATCTTTGGGAAAATCTATTATGAACAGGTTCCAAATAGAGATAAAGGAACTAGGACTATATTATATGAAGAATTTCGTGGTTGGCCCGAATAAACTAAAATATAAGACCAACAATCACCAATTTAAGCTAATGTTCACCCATAGAACGAGTGTGGAGGAAACAATTGATGCACACTTTGGTATGGAAGTCTTCAATTTTCGACCATTTGAGCACTTGATAAATCAA GCTGCTTTTTACGTTGTGATAGATGTCATAGGAGAGATTGTTAGTTACGGACCTATAGAAGAACACAAGAAAGGTGATAAGTCCAACAATTTTATATATGATGAACTCCAAGATCATGA GAATAATAATATTTCAGCTACTTTTTGGGGGGAATTTGTGGAGCAAATCATGCCACACTTGGATACTTCTATCGAAAAGCCTGTCATTGTGGTTATGCAGCTAATACGATCTTATAAATTTCAAG GTAAATATTCTGTACGTAATTCTTGGCATGCTTCGAAACTCTGGATTAATCCAGATTTGCCTCAAGTTGCAGAATTTAGTTCCAG ATTGGAAAATGTGCGTGGGGAGAAATCCGAGAGGATTTCTCAAATATCCTCTCAACGTAATTATTCTGCTGCGGAAGAGTTGTCTTTTGGAACGGCTCAAGTTAAAACAATCGGAAACTTGGTTGAGTGTCTTCAG GAAGGGAGCTTCTGGATTGTTGCCAATATAGTGTATATAGAACTTAAGAACGGTTGGTCGTATCTGAGCTACATAAAATGCGCCAAGAAGGTTTACAAAGTGGGCAGTAAATTTAACTGCCCGAAGAGTAAAGCAACGAAAATTTT GTATAGACTACAAGTTAGAGTTATGGATAATAGTGGCTCTGTTTCTTTGTTAATTTGGGATCGTGATGCGACAAAGCTCATCGGTAAGACTGCTAATGAATTAAGATCGGGATTACATGAGGTATGTTAttctctttaa